A single Eleginops maclovinus isolate JMC-PN-2008 ecotype Puerto Natales chromosome 5, JC_Emac_rtc_rv5, whole genome shotgun sequence DNA region contains:
- the LOC134865257 gene encoding LOW QUALITY PROTEIN: hydroperoxide isomerase ALOXE3-like (The sequence of the model RefSeq protein was modified relative to this genomic sequence to represent the inferred CDS: inserted 1 base in 1 codon): protein MVKYGVAVTTSSLLQATTTNNIFIKLVGTDGESKRTWLKSIKGTATFYLGAVSKFSVSCPTSLGKLVLIEVDKNLSXMFPEDSWFPCKVEVKSPEGDVYNFPMYRWIADSEVHLFREGTALRTLDDNHHLGKYCREKELKLREELYRWDVYKEGIPHCIKAEHPLALPCEVRFSFTKTSEFLLTATTGLTELNLKGLAFSKEKWTNIDAIRKVFCNKTTDLSEYVEKHWRDDAFFGYQYLNGVNPILIQRCKVLPKDFAVTDDMLFLRGGKSLTGEMQNGNIFLLDYKRLDGLKANVINGKKQYLMAPFVLLHKTPDDKLMPIAIQLKQTPADDNPIFLPTDSEYDWLTAKLFVRSADFSEHQLNVHLLRTHLLAEVFAVSLLRNMPMVHPLYKLLVPHTRYTLQINYLARLALISPSGVFTQFASSGGEAMITILKRSLSSMTYSSLCIPDDIAERGMEALPNYYYRDDGLKLWDITDRLVKGVLGHYYKSDAEVGQDSELQKWVQDIFEHGFLSQANTGIPQRLCNVAELVKFVTMVIFTCSGQHSSVNSGQYDYGGWMPNTPISLQLPPPTTKGTTSEATMLKTFPDVNTTVQGMSTMWLLSKQSSDFVRLGLYPEEHFGEEIPCKLISNFQGELEILSTVIKTRNKSLEVPYTYMDPDLLENSVAI from the exons atgGTTAAGTATGGAGTGGCTGTTACCACCTCAAGTCTTTTACAGGCCACCACGACAAACAATATCTTCATCAAGCTGGTGGGCACAGATGGAGAGAGTAAACGCACGTGGCTCAAAAGCATCAAAGGGACTGCCACCTTCTACCTGGGAGCA GTGTCTAAATTCTCTGTGTCGTGCCCCACCTCTCTTGGAAAGCTGGTGCTGATTGAGGTCGATAAAAACCTCT CAATGTTCCCAGAAGACTCCTGGTTTCCCTGCAAGGTGGAAGTGAAGTCCCCGGAGGGAGACGTCTACAACTTTCCCATGTACCGGTGGATCGCTGACAGCGAGGTGCACCTGTTCAGAGAGGGAACAG CTCTAAGAACCTTGGATGACAACCATCATCTTGGCAAGtactgcagagagaaggagCTGAAGCTGAGAGAGGAGCTGTATCG CTGGGATGTTTATAAGGAGGGAATACCTCACTGCATTAAAGCAGAACATCCTCTTGCTTTGCCATGCGAGGTCCGCTTCTCTTTCACCAAGACTTCAGAGTTCCTCTTGACTGCAACCACGGG GCTGACAGAGCTGAATCTGAAGGGACTGGCTTTTAGCAAGGAGAAGTGGACTAACATTGATGCTATACGCAAAGTCTTctgcaacaaaacaacagaCTTGTCAG AGTATGTCGAGAAACACTGGAGGGACGATGCCTTTTTTGGCTACCAGTATCTGAATGGTGTCAACCCCATCTTGATCCAACGTTGTAAAGTCCTGCCCAAGGACTTTGCTGTCACTGACGACATGTTGTTTCTACGAGGAGGGAAAAGCTTGACTGGAGAAATGCAG AACGGCAACATATTCCTGTTAGACTACAAGCGTTTGGATGGACTGAAGGCAAACGTCATCAATGGGAAAAAGCAGTACTTGATGGCTCCCTTTGTCCTGCTCCATAAAACCCCAGACGATAAGCTGATGCCGATTGCTATTCAG CTGAAGCAGACTCCAGCAGATGACAACCCCATCTTCCTTCCTACTGACTCTGAGTACGACTGGTTGACAGCCAAGCTTTTTGTGAGAAGTGCAGATTTCAGCGAGCATCAACTAAATGTTCACCTGCTGCGCACTCATCTGCTGGCTGAGGTTTTTGCTGTGTCACTGCTGCGCAACATGCCCATGGTGCATCCACTGTACAAG CTCCTCGTACCTCACACTCGCTACACTCTGCAGATCAACTACTTAGCTCGACTTGCTTTGATTTCTCCAAGTGGAGTTTTCACACAG TTTGCATCATCTGGTGGTGAGGCTATGATCACAATCCTGAAGAGGTCCCTGTCCTCAATGACCTACAGCTCCCTCTGCATACCGGATGACATTGCTGAGCGTGGGATGGAGGCTTTGCCGAACTACTACTACAGGGATGATGGACTCAAGCTTTGGGATATCACTGACAG GCTTGTGAAAGGAGTGCTTGGCCACTACTACAAGAGTGATGCTGAGGTTGGCCAAGACTCTGAACTCCAAAAGTGGGTTcaagacatttttgaacatgGATTCCTGTCCCAGGCAAACACAG GAATCCCTCAAAGGCTTTGCAACGTGGCAGAGTTGGTCAAGTTTGTCACCATGGTGATTTTCACTTGCTCAGGACAGCACTCGTCTGTGAACTCTGGACAG tATGACTATGGTGGCTGGATGCCCAACACTCCCATCTCCCTGCAACTTCCTCCACCCACCACAAAGGGGACAACAAGCGAGGCCACGATGCTGAAGACATTCCCAGACGTCAACACGACAGTTCAGGGCATGTCTACCATGTGGCTGCTCAGCAAGCAATCCTCTGACTTC GTCCGTCTCGGCCTGTACCCTGAGGAGCATTTCGGTGAGGAAATTCCCTGCAAGCTGATAAGCAACTTTCAAGGGGAACTTGAAATACTAAGTACAGTGATCAAAACCAGAAACAAGAGCCTGGAAGTCCCATACACTTACATGGACCCTGATTTGCTGGAAAATAGTGTGGCCATTTGA
- the LOC134865296 gene encoding arachidonate 12-lipoxygenase, 12R-type-like isoform X1 — translation MSVKETQNRVKMVSYKVTVSTAIPAYATTLNNVFIKLVGTDGESDRSWLCNLSGPLAFTAGKVSTFTVLCPVSIGKPILIELDKKPLLLFREDSWFPDKVEVECPDGDTYNFPIYRWITDSEVHRFREGTALRVFEDIHHLGRYSRELELNQREKDYSWDVYSEGMPHNMKVEGPLSLPCEVRFSFTKTTEFGFTALAGIAELGLKGLSGSESSWTNMDDLNRVFCNKRTDISEYVQEHWKEDAFFGYQYLNGVNPMLIQRCTALPKNLPVTDDMLFLHGQRSLADEMKKGNIFLLDYKRLDGLTANIVNGKQQYLMAPLVLLQKTPDDTLMPIAIQLKQTPADDNPIFLPTDSEYDWLTAKLFVRSADFSEHQLNVHLLRTHLLAEVFAVSLLRNVPMVHPLYKLLIPHTRYTLQINFLARLALISETGVFTKFASSGGEAMGTILKRSLSSMTYSSLCMPEDIAERGMEEVPNYYYRDDGLKLWDIIQRFVEGVLTFYYKSDEEVEKDTELQKWISDIFEHGFLSQKSTGIPQRFTSVAELVKFVTMVIFTCSAQHSAVNTGQYDYGGWMPNTPISLQLPPPTTKGTTSEATMLNTLPDVSTTVQGMSTVWLLSKPSSDFVTLGQFPEGHFSEVIPWELMKDFQGELEVLSAAIEVRNRKLDIPYTYLDPAKMENSVAI, via the exons ATGTCAGTTAAAGAAACTCAGAACAG AGTGAAAATGGTGAGTTATAAAGTGACTGTCTCCACTGCCATACCGGCCTATGCCACAACTTTGAACAACGTATTTATTAAGCTGGTGGGCACAGATGGGGAAAGTGATCGCTCTTGGCTCTGCAACCTCTCCGGGCCACTAGCTTTCACTGCTGGAAAG GTGTCCACTTTTACCGTGCTCTGTCCTGTCTCTATTGGAAAGCCAATTCTGATAGAGCTCGACAAAAAGCCTCTTCTACTGTTTCGTGAGGACAGTTGGTTCCCTGACAAGGTTGAAGTGGAATGTCCTGATGGAGACACTTACAACTTTCCCATCTACCGCTGGATCACTGACAGCGAGGTGCACCGCTTCAGAGAAGGAACAG CTCTGAGAGTCTTTGAAGACATTCATCATCTTGGCAGGTACAGTCGTGAGCTTGAGCTGAATCAGCGAGAGAAAGACTATAG CTGGGATGTGTATTCAGAGGGAATGCCCCACAACATGAAGGTAGAGGGTCCTCTTTCTCTGCCTTGTGAGGTCCGCTTCTCCTTCACCAAGACCACAGAGTTTGGATTCACAGCCCTTGCTGG gATAGCTGAGTTGGGACTGAAGGGACTCTCTGGTTCCGAGAGTAGCTGGACTAATATGGATGATCTCAATCGTGTGTTCTGCAACAAGCGGACTGACATATCAG AATATGTACAGGAACATTGGAAGGAGGATGCTTTTTTTGGCTACCAGTATCTAAATGGGGTCAATCCGATGTTGATCCAACGTTGTACAGCTCTGCCCAAAAACCTTCCTGTCACTGATGACATGCTCTTCCTCCATGGTCAGAGAAGTTTGGCAGATGAAATGAAG AAAGGCAACATATTCCTGTTAGACTACAAACGTTTGGATGGACTGACCGCAAACATCGTCAATGGGAAGCAGCAGTACTTGATGGCTCCCCTTGTCCTGCTCCAGAAAACACCTGATGATACGCTGATGCCAATTGCTATACAG CTGAAGCAGACTCCAGCAGATGACAACCCCATCTTCCTTCCTACTGACTCTGAGTACGACTGGTTGACAGCCAAGCTTTTTGTGAGAAGTGCAGATTTCAGCGAGCATCAACTAAATGTTCACCTGCTGCGCACTCATCTGCTGGCTGAGGTTTTTGCTGTGTCACTGCTGCGCAACGTGCCCATGGTGCATCCACTGTACAAG CTCCTCATACCTCACACTCGCTACACTCTGCAGATCAACTTCTTAGCTCGACTTGCTTTGATATCAGAGACTGGAGTTTTTACAAAG TTTGCATCATCTGGTGGCGAGGCGATGGGCACAATCCTGAAGAGATCCCTGTCCTCAATGACCTACAGCTCCCTCTGCATGCCGGAGGACATTGCTGAGCGCGGTATGGAGGAGGTGCCGAACTACTACTACAGGGATGACGGACTCAAACTTTGGGATATCATTCAGAG GTTTGTGGAGGGAGTGCTCACCTTCTACTACAAGAGTGATGAGGAGGTCGAGAAAGACACAGAACTACAGAAGTGGATTTCTGACATATTTGAGCATGGATTCCTTTCCCAAAAAAGCACAG GAATTCCACAGCGCTTTACCTCTGTGGCTGAGTTGGTCAAGTTTGTCACCATGGTGATCTTCACTTGCTCAGCACAGCACTCAGCTGTGAACACTGGACAG TATGACTATGGTGGCTGGATGCCCAACACTCCCATCTCTCTGCAACTTCCCCCACCAACCACAAAGGGGACAACAAGTGAGGCCACGATGCTGAACACACTGCCTGACGTCAGCACAACAGTTCAGGGAATGTCCACCGTGTGGCTACTCAGCAAGCCTTCCTCTGACTTT GTCACTCTCGGCCAGTTTCCAGAGGGGCATTTCAGTGAGGTGATTCCCTGGGAACTAATGAAGGATTTTCAAGGAGAGCTTGAAGTCTTAAGTGCAGCCATCGAAGTCAGAAACAGGAAGCTGGATATCCCATACACATACCTGGATCCAGCAAAGATGGAAAACAGTGTGGCCATTTAA
- the LOC134865296 gene encoding arachidonate 12-lipoxygenase, 12R-type-like isoform X2 — protein sequence MVSYKVTVSTAIPAYATTLNNVFIKLVGTDGESDRSWLCNLSGPLAFTAGKVSTFTVLCPVSIGKPILIELDKKPLLLFREDSWFPDKVEVECPDGDTYNFPIYRWITDSEVHRFREGTALRVFEDIHHLGRYSRELELNQREKDYSWDVYSEGMPHNMKVEGPLSLPCEVRFSFTKTTEFGFTALAGIAELGLKGLSGSESSWTNMDDLNRVFCNKRTDISEYVQEHWKEDAFFGYQYLNGVNPMLIQRCTALPKNLPVTDDMLFLHGQRSLADEMKKGNIFLLDYKRLDGLTANIVNGKQQYLMAPLVLLQKTPDDTLMPIAIQLKQTPADDNPIFLPTDSEYDWLTAKLFVRSADFSEHQLNVHLLRTHLLAEVFAVSLLRNVPMVHPLYKLLIPHTRYTLQINFLARLALISETGVFTKFASSGGEAMGTILKRSLSSMTYSSLCMPEDIAERGMEEVPNYYYRDDGLKLWDIIQRFVEGVLTFYYKSDEEVEKDTELQKWISDIFEHGFLSQKSTGIPQRFTSVAELVKFVTMVIFTCSAQHSAVNTGQYDYGGWMPNTPISLQLPPPTTKGTTSEATMLNTLPDVSTTVQGMSTVWLLSKPSSDFVTLGQFPEGHFSEVIPWELMKDFQGELEVLSAAIEVRNRKLDIPYTYLDPAKMENSVAI from the exons ATGGTGAGTTATAAAGTGACTGTCTCCACTGCCATACCGGCCTATGCCACAACTTTGAACAACGTATTTATTAAGCTGGTGGGCACAGATGGGGAAAGTGATCGCTCTTGGCTCTGCAACCTCTCCGGGCCACTAGCTTTCACTGCTGGAAAG GTGTCCACTTTTACCGTGCTCTGTCCTGTCTCTATTGGAAAGCCAATTCTGATAGAGCTCGACAAAAAGCCTCTTCTACTGTTTCGTGAGGACAGTTGGTTCCCTGACAAGGTTGAAGTGGAATGTCCTGATGGAGACACTTACAACTTTCCCATCTACCGCTGGATCACTGACAGCGAGGTGCACCGCTTCAGAGAAGGAACAG CTCTGAGAGTCTTTGAAGACATTCATCATCTTGGCAGGTACAGTCGTGAGCTTGAGCTGAATCAGCGAGAGAAAGACTATAG CTGGGATGTGTATTCAGAGGGAATGCCCCACAACATGAAGGTAGAGGGTCCTCTTTCTCTGCCTTGTGAGGTCCGCTTCTCCTTCACCAAGACCACAGAGTTTGGATTCACAGCCCTTGCTGG gATAGCTGAGTTGGGACTGAAGGGACTCTCTGGTTCCGAGAGTAGCTGGACTAATATGGATGATCTCAATCGTGTGTTCTGCAACAAGCGGACTGACATATCAG AATATGTACAGGAACATTGGAAGGAGGATGCTTTTTTTGGCTACCAGTATCTAAATGGGGTCAATCCGATGTTGATCCAACGTTGTACAGCTCTGCCCAAAAACCTTCCTGTCACTGATGACATGCTCTTCCTCCATGGTCAGAGAAGTTTGGCAGATGAAATGAAG AAAGGCAACATATTCCTGTTAGACTACAAACGTTTGGATGGACTGACCGCAAACATCGTCAATGGGAAGCAGCAGTACTTGATGGCTCCCCTTGTCCTGCTCCAGAAAACACCTGATGATACGCTGATGCCAATTGCTATACAG CTGAAGCAGACTCCAGCAGATGACAACCCCATCTTCCTTCCTACTGACTCTGAGTACGACTGGTTGACAGCCAAGCTTTTTGTGAGAAGTGCAGATTTCAGCGAGCATCAACTAAATGTTCACCTGCTGCGCACTCATCTGCTGGCTGAGGTTTTTGCTGTGTCACTGCTGCGCAACGTGCCCATGGTGCATCCACTGTACAAG CTCCTCATACCTCACACTCGCTACACTCTGCAGATCAACTTCTTAGCTCGACTTGCTTTGATATCAGAGACTGGAGTTTTTACAAAG TTTGCATCATCTGGTGGCGAGGCGATGGGCACAATCCTGAAGAGATCCCTGTCCTCAATGACCTACAGCTCCCTCTGCATGCCGGAGGACATTGCTGAGCGCGGTATGGAGGAGGTGCCGAACTACTACTACAGGGATGACGGACTCAAACTTTGGGATATCATTCAGAG GTTTGTGGAGGGAGTGCTCACCTTCTACTACAAGAGTGATGAGGAGGTCGAGAAAGACACAGAACTACAGAAGTGGATTTCTGACATATTTGAGCATGGATTCCTTTCCCAAAAAAGCACAG GAATTCCACAGCGCTTTACCTCTGTGGCTGAGTTGGTCAAGTTTGTCACCATGGTGATCTTCACTTGCTCAGCACAGCACTCAGCTGTGAACACTGGACAG TATGACTATGGTGGCTGGATGCCCAACACTCCCATCTCTCTGCAACTTCCCCCACCAACCACAAAGGGGACAACAAGTGAGGCCACGATGCTGAACACACTGCCTGACGTCAGCACAACAGTTCAGGGAATGTCCACCGTGTGGCTACTCAGCAAGCCTTCCTCTGACTTT GTCACTCTCGGCCAGTTTCCAGAGGGGCATTTCAGTGAGGTGATTCCCTGGGAACTAATGAAGGATTTTCAAGGAGAGCTTGAAGTCTTAAGTGCAGCCATCGAAGTCAGAAACAGGAAGCTGGATATCCCATACACATACCTGGATCCAGCAAAGATGGAAAACAGTGTGGCCATTTAA